A stretch of the Mycolicibacterium celeriflavum genome encodes the following:
- a CDS encoding polyprenol monophosphomannose synthase, whose protein sequence is MTTGRVPGESPSQRTLVIIPTYNERENLPLIVGRVQQARPEVHVLIVDDGSPDGTGALADELALADPDRIHVMHRTAKGGLGAAYLAGFAWGLSREYAVLVEMDADGSHPPEQLYRLLDAVDAGADLVIGSRYVPGGEVRNWPRRRLVLSRTANGYSRILLGVDIHDITAGYRAYRREVLEKIDLSAVDSKGYCFQIDLTWRTINNGFVVVEVPITFTEREFGQSKMSGSNIREALFKVAEWGIRGRFNRARGVGVTR, encoded by the coding sequence ATGACGACGGGCCGGGTCCCGGGGGAAAGCCCAAGCCAGCGCACGCTGGTCATCATCCCCACCTACAACGAGCGGGAGAACCTGCCGTTGATCGTCGGTCGCGTTCAGCAGGCGCGCCCAGAAGTCCACGTCCTGATCGTCGACGACGGCAGTCCCGACGGCACCGGCGCGTTGGCCGACGAGCTGGCGCTCGCCGACCCGGACCGCATCCACGTCATGCACCGCACCGCCAAGGGCGGCCTCGGCGCGGCCTATCTGGCCGGGTTCGCGTGGGGATTGAGCCGTGAGTACGCCGTGCTCGTCGAGATGGACGCGGACGGCAGTCATCCGCCCGAGCAGCTGTACCGGTTGCTCGACGCCGTCGACGCCGGCGCCGACCTGGTAATCGGCTCGCGCTACGTGCCCGGGGGCGAGGTGCGCAACTGGCCGCGCCGACGCTTGGTGCTGTCGCGGACCGCCAACGGCTACTCCCGCATCCTGCTCGGCGTGGACATCCACGACATCACCGCCGGCTACCGCGCCTACCGTCGCGAGGTCCTGGAGAAGATCGACCTGAGCGCGGTCGATTCGAAGGGGTACTGCTTCCAGATCGATCTGACCTGGCGCACGATCAACAACGGGTTCGTCGTCGTCGAGGTGCCGATCACCTTCACCGAACGTGAATTCGGTCAGTCCAAGATGAGCGGGTCCAACATCCGCGAAGCCCTGTTCAAGGTGGCGGAGTGGGGCATCCGCGGCCGCTTCAACCGCGCCCGCGGGGTCGGCGTCACACGCTGA
- a CDS encoding amidohydrolase, translated as MTTLLLNGRVYSPAMPDATALAVRDGVIAWLGSDDVGRNQFPDAQVVDLGGAFVAPAFVDSHIHLTATGLALSGLDLRPATSLRHCLQLLGDYARAHPDDSIWAHGWDESNWPESIPPGTDDVDAVVGDRPAYLARVDVHSATASTALRRLAPRLPETSGFTPQGPLTGDAHHLVRAAARARLTPAQRAHARSAALNAAAAAGIVAVHECAGPDIGGLDDWDEIRALDHGVEIVGYWGEAVTTAGQARELIERTGARGLAGDLFVDGALGSRTAWLQGPYADAPDCVGNTYLDREAIAAHLHACTEAGITAGFHVIGDAAVAAVVEAFESVVATFGAPALARCGHRLEHLEMITEEQARRLGAWGVLASMQPNFDELWGGETGMYAQRLGADRARSLNPFALLASQGVPLAFGSDSPVTGMDPWATVRAAARHRTPGSALSPRAAFAALTRGAWRAAGVRDGVTGTLVPGAPASYAIWEADELEVSAPADAVQRWSTDQRSRVPPLPRLDGPSPRCRQTVHRGVVLHG; from the coding sequence GTGACAACCCTTCTGCTCAACGGGCGGGTGTACAGCCCCGCCATGCCCGACGCCACGGCACTCGCCGTCCGCGACGGTGTGATCGCATGGCTGGGCAGCGATGACGTGGGCCGCAATCAATTCCCCGACGCGCAGGTCGTCGACCTCGGCGGCGCATTCGTCGCGCCGGCCTTCGTCGACAGCCACATCCACCTCACCGCCACCGGTCTTGCCCTGTCCGGGCTCGACCTGCGGCCCGCCACCTCGCTGCGGCACTGCTTGCAACTGCTCGGCGACTACGCCCGCGCCCATCCGGACGACTCGATCTGGGCACACGGGTGGGACGAGTCGAACTGGCCCGAGTCCATCCCGCCCGGCACCGACGACGTCGACGCGGTCGTCGGTGACCGGCCGGCCTACCTGGCGCGGGTCGACGTCCACTCGGCCACGGCGTCCACCGCGCTGCGCCGGTTGGCGCCGCGCTTGCCCGAGACCTCCGGCTTCACCCCGCAAGGACCGCTGACCGGCGACGCGCACCATCTGGTCCGCGCCGCCGCACGAGCCCGGCTGACCCCGGCGCAGCGCGCCCACGCGCGATCGGCGGCGCTGAACGCGGCGGCGGCGGCGGGCATCGTCGCCGTGCACGAATGCGCCGGACCGGACATCGGCGGCCTCGACGACTGGGACGAGATCCGCGCCCTCGACCACGGCGTCGAGATCGTCGGGTACTGGGGCGAAGCGGTCACCACGGCCGGTCAGGCGCGCGAGCTGATCGAGCGCACCGGTGCCCGGGGACTGGCGGGCGACCTCTTCGTCGACGGGGCGCTCGGGTCGCGCACGGCCTGGCTGCAGGGGCCGTACGCCGACGCGCCCGACTGCGTGGGCAACACCTATCTGGACCGGGAGGCCATCGCGGCTCACCTGCACGCCTGTACGGAGGCGGGCATCACGGCGGGCTTCCACGTGATCGGCGACGCGGCGGTCGCCGCGGTGGTCGAGGCGTTCGAGTCCGTCGTCGCGACGTTCGGCGCTCCCGCGCTCGCCCGCTGCGGGCACCGGCTCGAGCATCTGGAGATGATCACCGAAGAACAGGCCCGGAGGCTCGGCGCGTGGGGCGTGCTCGCCAGCATGCAGCCGAACTTCGATGAGCTCTGGGGCGGCGAAACCGGTATGTACGCCCAGCGGCTCGGCGCCGACCGCGCCCGATCGTTGAACCCGTTCGCGCTGTTAGCATCTCAAGGCGTGCCACTTGCATTCGGCTCGGACAGCCCGGTCACCGGCATGGACCCGTGGGCGACGGTGCGCGCAGCGGCGCGTCACCGGACGCCGGGCAGTGCGTTGTCGCCGCGGGCGGCGTTCGCGGCGCTCACTCGCGGTGCCTGGCGCGCCGCCGGGGTGCGGGACGGGGTAACCGGCACCCTCGTTCCCGGCGCGCCGGCGTCGTATGCGATTTGGGAGGCCGACGAACTCGAGGTGAGCGCCCCGGCCGACGCGGTGCAGCGCTGGTCAACCGACCAGCGGTCGCGTGTGCCACCGCTGCCGCGGCTCGACGGCCCGTCGCCGCGATGCCGGCAGACGGTCCACCGGGGTGTCGTCCTCCATGGTTGA
- a CDS encoding PPOX class F420-dependent oxidoreductase: protein MADSFDDIANSKYILLTTFTKDGRPKPTPIWGAPDGDKLLVITDDGSWKTKRIANTPRVTIQKSGVLGKPKGEPVEAVARVLPKTETRRVFDRVTKRYWYHAWWWIPQALFRGGIDKVHIGIEIEPVVKPAV, encoded by the coding sequence ATGGCGGACTCCTTCGATGACATCGCGAACTCGAAGTACATCCTGCTGACGACGTTCACCAAGGACGGCAGGCCCAAGCCGACACCGATCTGGGGTGCTCCCGACGGCGACAAGCTGCTGGTCATCACCGACGACGGCTCGTGGAAGACCAAGCGCATCGCCAACACCCCACGGGTGACCATCCAGAAGTCCGGCGTGCTGGGCAAGCCGAAGGGCGAACCTGTCGAGGCCGTCGCCCGGGTACTGCCCAAAACGGAAACCCGCCGTGTCTTCGACAGGGTGACCAAGCGTTACTGGTACCACGCGTGGTGGTGGATCCCGCAGGCGCTGTTTCGCGGCGGCATCGACAAGGTGCACATCGGCATCGAAATCGAGCCGGTGGTCAAGCCCGCGGTGTAG
- the rbpA gene encoding RNA polymerase-binding protein RbpA encodes MADRVLRGSRLGAVSYETDRNHDLAPRQVARYRTDNGEEFDVPFADDAEIPHTWLCRNGMEGTLIEGDAPEPKKTKPPRTHWDMLLERRSVEELEELLKERLDIIKARRRG; translated from the coding sequence ATGGCTGATCGTGTCTTGAGGGGAAGTCGCCTCGGAGCCGTGAGCTACGAGACCGACCGCAACCACGACTTGGCGCCGCGTCAGGTCGCGCGCTACCGCACCGACAACGGTGAGGAGTTCGACGTCCCGTTCGCCGACGACGCCGAGATTCCCCACACCTGGCTGTGCCGCAACGGCATGGAGGGCACCCTCATCGAGGGTGACGCCCCCGAGCCGAAGAAGACCAAGCCGCCGCGCACGCACTGGGACATGCTGCTCGAGCGCCGGTCGGTCGAGGAGCTCGAGGAGCTTCTCAAAGAGCGCCTCGACATCATCAAGGCCCGCCGGCGAGGCTAA
- the lnt gene encoding apolipoprotein N-acyltransferase: MVENDSRARRFGRAVVDRLPQLGVAIVAGLLLCLSFPPFGWWYLGFVAFALLAWVLTRETTTVRGGFGYGFLFGAAFYLPLLPWVGAFVGPLPWIGLSLVEALFPALFGAAAVAVRRLPGWPLWFAGLWAAQEWLKSTVPFGGFPWGVVAYGQTESPLRSIAQLGGPPLLSFAVVLVGFALAAMVLEVVQWWRRDTGRNAAPPAVVVPGVCISVVLLVTALTWPHVRQSGAGAGDHQSITVAVVQGNVPRLGLDFNAQRRAVLDNHVRETMRLAEDVRAGRAPRPLFVVWPENSSDIDPLANPDARELISDAAAAIDAPILVGAVVEAPGATRENPTSTNSVIVWNPGTGPVERHDKQIVQPFGEYLPWRGFFRHFSEHADRAGYFIPGDGTGVVHAAGVPVGVTTCWEVIFDRAPREAVRNGAQLLVVPSNNATFTESMSEQQLAFARLRAIEHDRYVVVAGTTGISAFIAPDGRELARTAFYEPAYLDRAVRLKTQLTAATRWGPLVEGLLIAVGVGSLLAAMLHNGGFVRRRLSGDNKGRGAT, from the coding sequence ATGGTTGAAAACGATTCCAGGGCAAGACGGTTCGGTCGGGCCGTGGTGGACCGGCTCCCGCAGCTCGGTGTGGCGATCGTTGCGGGCCTGCTGTTGTGCCTGAGCTTCCCGCCGTTCGGCTGGTGGTATCTGGGTTTCGTCGCATTTGCGCTGCTGGCCTGGGTGCTGACCCGCGAAACCACAACGGTGCGTGGCGGTTTCGGGTACGGCTTTTTGTTCGGCGCGGCGTTCTACCTGCCGCTACTGCCGTGGGTCGGTGCGTTCGTCGGCCCGTTACCGTGGATCGGATTGTCGCTCGTGGAGGCGCTGTTTCCCGCGCTGTTCGGCGCCGCCGCGGTAGCAGTGCGCAGGTTGCCTGGCTGGCCGCTGTGGTTCGCCGGGCTGTGGGCGGCACAGGAGTGGCTCAAGTCGACGGTGCCGTTCGGTGGGTTCCCCTGGGGCGTCGTCGCCTACGGCCAGACCGAGAGCCCGCTGCGTTCGATCGCACAACTGGGCGGACCGCCGCTGCTGTCCTTCGCCGTCGTGCTCGTCGGGTTCGCCTTGGCGGCAATGGTTCTCGAGGTGGTGCAGTGGTGGCGGCGGGACACCGGGCGCAACGCAGCGCCGCCCGCCGTGGTGGTGCCGGGCGTGTGCATCAGCGTGGTGCTGTTGGTCACCGCGCTGACGTGGCCGCACGTTCGTCAGTCCGGCGCCGGCGCCGGCGACCACCAGTCGATCACCGTCGCGGTCGTGCAGGGCAACGTGCCGCGACTCGGGTTGGACTTCAACGCCCAGCGGCGCGCCGTGCTCGACAACCACGTGCGCGAGACGATGCGACTGGCCGAGGACGTGCGTGCCGGGCGGGCGCCCCGGCCGCTGTTCGTCGTCTGGCCGGAGAACTCCTCAGACATCGACCCGTTGGCGAACCCCGATGCGCGCGAACTGATCTCCGACGCCGCGGCGGCGATCGACGCGCCGATCCTGGTCGGTGCAGTGGTCGAGGCCCCCGGCGCCACCCGTGAAAATCCCACCTCGACGAACTCGGTGATCGTGTGGAATCCGGGCACCGGGCCCGTTGAGCGTCACGACAAACAGATCGTGCAACCCTTCGGCGAGTATCTGCCGTGGCGCGGTTTCTTCCGCCATTTCTCGGAACATGCGGATCGCGCCGGGTACTTCATTCCGGGCGACGGCACCGGGGTGGTGCACGCCGCTGGTGTGCCGGTGGGGGTGACCACCTGCTGGGAGGTGATCTTCGACCGGGCGCCCCGCGAGGCGGTGCGCAACGGCGCGCAACTGCTCGTGGTGCCCAGCAACAACGCGACCTTCACCGAGTCGATGAGCGAGCAGCAACTCGCGTTCGCCCGCTTACGCGCGATCGAACACGACCGCTACGTCGTGGTGGCGGGAACGACGGGCATCAGCGCGTTCATCGCCCCGGATGGACGGGAACTGGCCCGCACCGCGTTCTACGAACCGGCGTACCTCGACCGCGCGGTGAGGCTGAAAACGCAGCTCACGGCGGCAACCCGATGGGGTCCCCTGGTGGAAGGGCTGCTCATCGCCGTCGGCGTCGGCAGTCTGCTCGCCGCGATGCTGCACAATGGGGGCTTTGTGCGTCGTCGACTGAGCGGCGACAACAAAGGTAGAGGAGCTACATGA
- the cobN gene encoding cobaltochelatase subunit CobN, with amino-acid sequence MAQPFRNPTVLLLSTSDTDLITARASGAHYRWANPSRLVDGELEDLLRGADVVVVRILGGYRAWQDGIDMAVASGVPTVVVSGEQTPDAELMGHSTTPAGVALQSHVYLAQGGVSNLRHLHAFLCDTLLMTGFGFNRPESTPNWGVTHRDGGSDDGTTVAVLYYRAQHLAGNTAYVDALCEAIEEAGGRALPVFCASLRTADAELLELLGTADALITTVLAAGGATPASVSAGGTDDSWDVAHLAALDVPILQGLCLTSSRAQWEDNDDGLSPLDVASQVAVPEFDGRIITVPFSFKEIDDEGLISYVPDPERCARVAGLAVRHARLRAIPVADKRIAVVFSAYPTKHARIGNAVGLDTPASAVKLLRAMREHGYRIDDAPGAGDLGTIIASGDGDALIHALIERGGQDPDWLSEGKLEGNPIRVSAKDYRAWFATLPAQLADAIVEHWGPPPGELFVDRSADPEGEIVIAALQAGNVVLMVQPPRGFGENPVAIYHDPDLPPSHHYLAAYHWIDTKFGADAIVHLGKHGNLEWLPGKTLGMSAACGSDAALGDLPLIYPFLVNDPGEGTQAKRRAHATLVDHLIPPMARAETYGDIARLEQLLDEHANVSALDPGKLPAIRQQIWTLMRAAKMDHDLGLQERPEEDSFDDMLLHVDGWLCEIKDVQIRDGLHILGQTPSGEEELDLVLAILRARQLFGGEHSVPGLRQALGLAEDGNDERTAVDAAEASARELVAALQDSGWNPDVVDMLTDNADVAAVLRFAATEVVPRLAGTAEEIVHILRALDGRFIASGPSGSPLRGLVNVLPTGRNFYSVDPKAVPSRLAWETGVAMADSLLERYRTDYGDWPRSVGLSVWGTSAMRTAGDDIAEVLALLGVRPVWDEASRRVVNLEPITLADLGRPRIDVTVRISGFFRDAFPHVVTMLDDAVSLVANLDEPDADNYVRAHAEADLAEHGDQRRATTRIFGSKPGTYGAGLLQLIDSRNWRDDRDLAEVYTAWGGFAYGRGLNGSAASDDMSRQYRRIAVAAKNTDTREHDIADSDDYFQYHGGMVATVRALTGKDPAAYIGDNTRPDAVRTRTLSEETTRVFRARVVNPRWINAMRRHGYKGAFEMAATVDYLFGYDATAGVMADWMYERLSAEYVLDDENRKFMAESNPWALHGMAERLLEAADRGMWAAPEKATLDGLRRVLLEAEGDLEG; translated from the coding sequence GTGGCTCAGCCGTTTCGCAATCCCACCGTCCTCCTCCTGTCCACCTCTGACACCGACCTGATCACCGCACGTGCCAGCGGTGCGCACTACCGGTGGGCCAACCCGTCGCGGCTCGTCGACGGCGAGCTCGAGGACCTGCTGCGCGGCGCCGACGTCGTAGTGGTTCGGATCCTCGGCGGATACCGCGCATGGCAGGACGGCATCGACATGGCGGTGGCCAGCGGCGTGCCGACCGTCGTGGTCAGCGGTGAACAGACGCCCGACGCCGAACTGATGGGCCACTCGACGACGCCCGCGGGCGTCGCCCTGCAGTCGCACGTGTATCTGGCCCAGGGCGGTGTGTCCAACCTGCGCCATCTGCACGCGTTCCTTTGCGACACGCTGCTGATGACCGGTTTTGGCTTCAACCGCCCCGAGAGCACCCCGAACTGGGGCGTGACGCACCGCGACGGCGGCTCTGACGACGGCACCACCGTGGCGGTGCTGTACTACCGCGCCCAGCACCTGGCGGGCAACACCGCTTACGTCGATGCACTGTGTGAGGCGATCGAGGAGGCCGGGGGACGCGCCCTGCCGGTTTTCTGCGCATCGCTGCGCACCGCCGACGCTGAACTGCTCGAACTGCTCGGCACCGCCGACGCGCTCATCACCACCGTGCTCGCCGCGGGTGGCGCGACCCCGGCCTCCGTGTCGGCCGGCGGCACCGACGACAGCTGGGACGTCGCGCATCTGGCCGCCCTGGATGTCCCGATCCTGCAGGGGTTGTGCCTGACGAGCTCCCGGGCGCAGTGGGAGGACAACGACGACGGGCTCTCGCCGCTGGATGTCGCGTCCCAGGTCGCCGTGCCGGAATTCGACGGCCGAATCATCACGGTGCCGTTCTCGTTCAAGGAGATCGACGACGAGGGCCTGATCTCCTACGTGCCCGACCCGGAGCGCTGCGCCCGCGTCGCCGGGCTCGCCGTGCGGCACGCGCGGCTGCGCGCGATCCCGGTGGCCGACAAGCGGATCGCGGTGGTGTTCTCGGCCTACCCGACCAAGCACGCCCGTATCGGCAACGCCGTCGGACTGGACACTCCGGCCAGCGCGGTGAAGCTGCTGCGCGCGATGCGCGAGCACGGTTACCGCATCGACGACGCGCCCGGAGCCGGCGACCTCGGCACGATCATCGCCTCCGGCGATGGTGACGCGCTCATCCACGCGCTGATCGAACGGGGCGGACAGGATCCCGACTGGCTCTCCGAAGGCAAGCTCGAGGGTAACCCGATTCGAGTGTCCGCCAAGGACTATCGCGCCTGGTTCGCCACGCTGCCTGCCCAGTTGGCCGACGCGATCGTCGAGCACTGGGGCCCGCCGCCGGGCGAGTTGTTCGTCGACCGCAGCGCCGATCCCGAGGGCGAGATCGTGATCGCGGCACTGCAGGCAGGCAACGTCGTGCTGATGGTCCAGCCACCGCGCGGCTTCGGCGAGAACCCGGTCGCCATCTACCACGATCCCGACCTGCCGCCCAGTCACCACTACCTGGCGGCCTACCACTGGATCGACACCAAGTTCGGCGCTGATGCGATCGTCCACCTGGGCAAGCACGGCAACCTGGAGTGGTTGCCGGGCAAGACGCTGGGCATGTCGGCGGCGTGCGGCTCCGACGCCGCGCTGGGCGACCTGCCGTTGATCTATCCGTTCCTGGTCAACGATCCGGGGGAGGGCACGCAGGCCAAGCGTCGCGCGCACGCCACCCTCGTCGACCACCTGATCCCGCCGATGGCCCGCGCCGAAACCTATGGCGACATCGCGCGTTTGGAACAACTGCTCGACGAGCACGCCAATGTCTCAGCACTCGACCCCGGCAAGCTGCCCGCGATCCGCCAGCAGATCTGGACGCTGATGCGCGCGGCGAAGATGGACCACGATCTCGGGTTGCAGGAGCGGCCGGAAGAGGACTCGTTTGACGACATGCTGCTGCACGTCGACGGCTGGCTGTGCGAGATCAAAGACGTCCAGATCCGCGACGGGCTGCACATCCTCGGCCAGACGCCCAGCGGTGAGGAGGAACTGGACCTCGTGCTGGCCATCCTGCGGGCCCGACAGTTGTTCGGCGGCGAGCACTCGGTGCCCGGGCTGCGACAGGCGCTCGGTTTGGCAGAGGACGGCAACGACGAGCGCACCGCCGTCGACGCAGCCGAGGCGAGCGCCCGCGAACTCGTTGCGGCGCTGCAGGATTCGGGATGGAATCCCGACGTGGTCGACATGTTGACCGACAACGCCGACGTCGCTGCGGTGCTGCGGTTCGCCGCCACCGAGGTGGTGCCCAGGCTGGCGGGCACGGCCGAGGAGATCGTGCACATCCTGCGGGCGCTCGACGGTCGCTTCATCGCCTCGGGCCCGTCGGGTTCACCTCTGCGCGGGTTGGTCAACGTGCTGCCCACGGGTCGCAACTTCTACTCGGTCGACCCCAAAGCGGTGCCGTCCCGTCTGGCGTGGGAAACCGGTGTGGCGATGGCCGATTCGCTGCTGGAGCGCTACCGAACCGACTACGGCGACTGGCCGCGGTCGGTCGGCCTGTCGGTGTGGGGCACGTCCGCGATGCGTACCGCCGGCGACGACATCGCCGAAGTCCTTGCGTTGCTGGGTGTGCGGCCGGTGTGGGATGAGGCCTCGCGGCGAGTGGTCAATCTCGAACCGATCACGCTCGCCGATCTCGGCAGGCCGCGCATCGACGTCACGGTGCGCATCTCCGGGTTCTTTCGCGACGCGTTCCCGCACGTCGTCACGATGCTCGACGACGCCGTATCGCTCGTCGCGAACCTCGACGAACCCGACGCGGACAACTATGTCCGCGCCCACGCCGAGGCCGACCTGGCCGAACACGGCGACCAACGCCGCGCCACCACAAGGATTTTCGGCTCCAAGCCGGGCACCTACGGGGCGGGCCTGCTGCAGCTGATCGACAGCCGCAACTGGCGCGACGACCGAGATCTCGCCGAGGTCTACACCGCCTGGGGCGGCTTCGCCTACGGCCGCGGGTTGAACGGCTCCGCCGCCAGTGATGACATGAGCCGGCAATACCGTCGAATCGCGGTCGCGGCGAAGAACACCGACACTCGTGAGCACGACATCGCCGACTCCGACGACTATTTCCAGTACCACGGCGGCATGGTGGCCACCGTGCGGGCGCTGACCGGCAAGGACCCGGCCGCCTACATCGGCGACAACACCCGTCCGGACGCCGTGCGGACCCGCACCCTTTCGGAGGAGACCACCCGGGTGTTCCGCGCCCGCGTGGTCAACCCGCGGTGGATCAACGCCATGCGCAGGCACGGCTACAAGGGCGCATTCGAGATGGCCGCCACGGTCGACTACCTGTTCGGCTACGACGCGACCGCCGGGGTGATGGCCGACTGGATGTACGAGCGGCTGTCTGCGGAATACGTCCTCGACGACGAGAACCGCAAGTTCATGGCGGAATCCAATCCGTGGGCGTTGCACGGTATGGCCGAACGGTTGTTGGAGGCGGCGGACCGGGGCATGTGGGCCGCGCCGGAGAAGGCCACCCTCGACGGATTGCGCCGGGTGCTGCTGGAGGCCGAAGGCGATCTCGAGGGCTGA
- a CDS encoding dienelactone hydrolase family protein has translation MTTIKIDTPDGPIDALLGVPDGQGPWPAVVVVHDAIGYRPDNEAISARVAAAGFLAISPNLYSRGGRARCITRVFRELLTKRGRALDDVLAARDHVLAMPQCTGAVGIAGFCMGGQFALVMSPKGFGASAPFYGTPLPRPLDKTLTGACPIVASFGRRDPAGIGAADKLRKVLQDKGIPADIKVYQDAGHSFANKLPAQPLLRITGFGYNEAATNDAWNRVFSFFGEHLTATPRA, from the coding sequence GTGACGACGATCAAGATCGACACCCCGGACGGCCCGATCGACGCGTTGCTCGGTGTCCCGGACGGCCAGGGGCCGTGGCCTGCGGTCGTGGTGGTGCACGACGCGATCGGCTACCGCCCGGACAACGAGGCGATCTCGGCGCGAGTGGCCGCTGCGGGCTTTCTCGCGATCTCGCCGAATCTGTACTCGCGCGGCGGGCGGGCGCGCTGCATCACGCGGGTCTTTCGCGAGTTGCTCACCAAGCGCGGCCGCGCTCTCGACGATGTGTTGGCCGCACGCGATCACGTGCTCGCGATGCCGCAGTGCACGGGCGCCGTGGGGATCGCGGGGTTCTGCATGGGCGGACAGTTCGCCTTGGTGATGTCGCCGAAGGGGTTCGGCGCTTCGGCACCGTTCTACGGCACGCCGCTGCCCCGCCCGTTGGACAAGACGCTGACCGGCGCGTGCCCGATCGTCGCCAGCTTCGGCCGGCGAGACCCGGCGGGCATCGGAGCCGCAGACAAGCTCCGAAAAGTTCTGCAAGACAAAGGCATCCCTGCAGACATCAAGGTCTATCAGGATGCCGGGCACAGCTTCGCCAACAAGCTGCCCGCCCAACCGCTGCTGCGGATCACCGGCTTCGGCTACAACGAGGCCGCCACCAACGACGCCTGGAATCGCGTGTTCTCATTCTTCGGCGAGCACCTGACGGCTACACCGCGGGCTTGA
- a CDS encoding PPOX class F420-dependent oxidoreductase, producing MPATFADVAKSEYILLTTFTKDGRPKPTAIWAASDGGALVAITQEKSWKVKRIRYTPRVTIAPCDVRGNPKGEPVEAVATVLDKSANGATYDAIGKRYGLLGKTFNFFSKLRGGMKNNVTIEIKPR from the coding sequence GTGCCTGCCACCTTTGCCGATGTCGCGAAGTCCGAATACATCCTGCTCACCACCTTCACCAAGGACGGCAGGCCCAAGCCGACAGCGATCTGGGCGGCGTCCGACGGCGGCGCGCTGGTGGCGATCACGCAGGAAAAGTCGTGGAAGGTCAAGCGGATTCGCTACACCCCGCGGGTGACCATCGCGCCGTGCGACGTGCGCGGCAACCCCAAAGGTGAGCCGGTCGAGGCGGTCGCGACGGTCCTGGACAAATCGGCCAACGGCGCGACCTACGACGCGATCGGCAAGCGCTACGGGCTGCTGGGCAAGACCTTCAACTTCTTCTCCAAGCTGCGCGGCGGAATGAAGAACAACGTGACCATCGAGATCAAGCCCCGGTGA
- a CDS encoding FxsA family protein, whose product MAIRLFLLYVVIEIAVVAALVSTIGVGWTLLLLLATFVVGFVLAGSQVRRHLGRLRRGLTPANLHGAAADSVLVALGTVLVVIPGLASSVAGALLLLPPTRAAARPLLTALAARRMPLITASVAGYGAARTRRDYIDGEVVDVVDVEPPAVEGAPRTASHRADEGRENLP is encoded by the coding sequence ATGGCAATTCGGCTGTTCCTGCTCTACGTGGTCATCGAGATCGCGGTCGTGGCGGCCCTGGTGTCGACGATCGGCGTCGGTTGGACGCTGCTGCTGTTGCTCGCGACGTTCGTGGTCGGCTTCGTCCTGGCCGGATCGCAGGTGAGGCGTCATCTCGGCCGGCTGCGAAGGGGTCTTACCCCGGCGAACCTGCACGGAGCCGCCGCCGACAGCGTGCTGGTCGCGCTCGGCACGGTGCTCGTCGTGATCCCGGGTTTGGCCAGTTCGGTGGCCGGTGCGCTGTTGCTGTTGCCGCCGACGCGCGCGGCGGCCCGCCCACTGCTGACCGCGCTCGCTGCGCGCCGGATGCCGCTGATCACCGCTAGTGTCGCGGGCTACGGGGCGGCCAGGACGCGGCGGGACTACATCGACGGCGAGGTTGTCGATGTCGTCGACGTCGAACCGCCCGCGGTGGAGGGCGCGCCCCGCACCGCCTCGCACCGCGCCGACGAGGGGCGTGAGAACCTCCCGTAG